The Verrucomicrobiota bacterium genome segment TACCTCTGTGCAGATGATACATTACCTAGCTTAGCCTCTAGACGAGACAGGTTATAATGCAATTCGGCCTTATTTCTCAAGCTAACAGGAGCTGCTAGCAAAATATCCCTCGCCTCAGCTGTTCTTTCTAGCGAATCCAGACACATAGCTGTCAATAAAAAGGGCTTACCTGACATAGGGAAGCGATCGCATAGGGCCCTTGCCAGAACCAGACCATTCATCCAGCGCTTTTGGCTCATGTGGACCGCTACTGTTAATTCTAGAACTTCTGGCTTGTAACGATACGTAAAGTCCAAGGACTTAATTTCTTCCATCGCCTCGTCGGGCATGCCTAATGCTAGATACCCCTTAGCTGCTTCGATATGGCGTTCTGCTTTCAAGATCGAATTCCCCTACGTTCTATTTCCCATTAATTTAGATAATTACTAGGGAGGTGCCAAGGAAATTTCTAAAGTTTTTTCTATCTTAGCCGAGGCGGTGACTTAAATTACCTTCTATGGCGTTTTAAAACCTTCATGTGGAAAATAATTCCTCTTTTTTCACTTTTTATGGCTCAATATGAGATTCTTTGAATAGAATTTTTGGACATTTTTTCCATATCCTGTTTGTATGATAAGCACCTGTGTCGAATCAAAACTCATCATTAGATCATGTTCTAGCCAAACATCTTGTTGAAGATAAAGAAGCCAACTTTCATCGAGAGCTTCGCACCTTCTTACCATCTACTACTCTTTACTCTGAAAACGACTATTTAGGGCTTGCTTCCTACTTTTCTGAAAAAAAACAAGCCCATGCCGTTCACTTGCATGGTGCAGGGGCAGCCCGGCTACTTTCAGGCAACACTACTTCTCACGAAAAATTAGAAGCAGAATTAGCTACATTTAAAAATACCCAGGCAGCTTTGTCTTTTTCTACTGGTTATGCTGCTGCCTGCGGAACCATTCCTGCAGTGTTAACGCGGGGGGACTTTATCGTCATGGATAAAGCTATACATGCATGTTTTATAGATGCCTCAAGAATATCAGAAGCAACTATTCGAGTTTTTGCTCATAATGACTTGAAACAGCTTGAAGAAATCCTGAAGCATATACGCCTTAAGCACCCCTCTTCAAGAATTCTCATTATCGTCGAATCCCTATATTCGATGCACGGTGATTTTGCTCCTTTGAGAGAGATCGTCTCTCTTAAAAAATCTTATGATGCATGGCTAATGGTTGATGAAGCACATGCTACTGGTATTTATGGGAAAAACCGAAGGGGTAAGTGTGAGGAACTTCATGTAGCTGACCAAGTTGAAATCCAAATGGGAACTCTCGGAAAAGCTATTGGTACTTATGGTGGCTATATTGCTGGCTCGAAAACTCTCATTGACTACCTTACTCAACGAGCTCGCTCATTCATGTTCACAACTGCATGCCCACCTTTACTAGCAGACCTAACCTGCCAAGCTATCCAACTTGTCAAAAACGCAAAGGGTGAGTCATTGAAAGAAAAACTATTAGAGAATATCTTATTTTTTACGACGGCCCTTAGCCTGCCATATCAAACTAGCCCAATTCAAACTGTGCAAGTGAGCAGTGAAACACGTGCGATGGAGATCAGCCAAAAGCTTTTACAAAAAAAAATCTATGTTCCCGCCATTCGTTATCCCACTGTACCCAAAGGTCAAGCCGTCTTGCGAATATCTATCACTGCTAAGCATAGCCCGGAACAACTTTTATTCTTATCCAAGGAATTAGAAAACCTATTATGAATCAGTGGATTACTTGGGATAGAAAACACCTTTGGCATCCCTTCACACCTATTGACTCTTGGCTTGATCCCAGTTATTCGCCAATACTTATTGAAAATGGTGAAGGGGCTCATCTCATTGATCAAAATGGGAAAAAATACTTAGATGGGAATTCATCTATATGGACCAACCTACACGGTCATGCTCATCCAGAGTTAACAGAAGCCATTAACGAACAGGCAGCTAAAATTTCTCATTCGTCATTCCTTGGCCTTACTCATCCTCTTGCAGCACAGCTTGCTAAAGAACTCATCCAACTCACTCAACAAAAAGATCCCAACAATTTATCACGAACCTTCTTTTCTGACGATGGGTCAACTGCCATAGAAACAGCGATTAAAATTGTATACCA includes the following:
- a CDS encoding 8-amino-7-oxononanoate synthase codes for the protein MSNQNSSLDHVLAKHLVEDKEANFHRELRTFLPSTTLYSENDYLGLASYFSEKKQAHAVHLHGAGAARLLSGNTTSHEKLEAELATFKNTQAALSFSTGYAAACGTIPAVLTRGDFIVMDKAIHACFIDASRISEATIRVFAHNDLKQLEEILKHIRLKHPSSRILIIVESLYSMHGDFAPLREIVSLKKSYDAWLMVDEAHATGIYGKNRRGKCEELHVADQVEIQMGTLGKAIGTYGGYIAGSKTLIDYLTQRARSFMFTTACPPLLADLTCQAIQLVKNAKGESLKEKLLENILFFTTALSLPYQTSPIQTVQVSSETRAMEISQKLLQKKIYVPAIRYPTVPKGQAVLRISITAKHSPEQLLFLSKELENLL
- a CDS encoding tetratricopeptide repeat protein, whose product is MKAERHIEAAKGYLALGMPDEAMEEIKSLDFTYRYKPEVLELTVAVHMSQKRWMNGLVLARALCDRFPMSGKPFLLTAMCLDSLERTAEARDILLAAPVSLRNKAELHYNLSRLEAKLGNVSSAQRYLKRAVELNPDMKSKAGTDPHLTDLVLRLKSHEDGCAAKA